The following coding sequences lie in one Populus nigra chromosome 15, ddPopNigr1.1, whole genome shotgun sequence genomic window:
- the LOC133673879 gene encoding aspartyl protease family protein At5g10770-like, producing the protein MATPISLAFLLYVFLFLLCPLCSLKKGHTVAANETTKSYFRNVNVNSLLPSSVCDHSNKVLNKASSLKVVSKYGPCTVTGDSKTFPSAAEILRQDQLRVKSIRAKHSMNSSTTGAFNEMKTTVPTTHFGGGYAVTVGLGTPKKDFSLLFDTGSDLTWTQCEPCLGGCFPQNDEKFDPTKSTSYKNLSCSSEPCKSIAKESAQRCSSNTCLYGVKYGSGYTVGFLATEKLTITPSDVFENFVIGCGEKNDGRFSGTAGLLGLGRSPIALPSQTSSTYKNLFSYCLPASSSSTGHLSFGSGVSQAAKFTPITTKIPELYGLDASGISVGGRKLPIDPSVFRTAGTIIDSGTTLTFLPSTAHSALSSAFQEMMTNYTLTKGTSGFQPCYDFSKYANDNITLPKISIFFEGGVEVDIDDSGILISVNGLEEVCLAFKDNGNDKDLAIFGNLQQKTYEVVYDVAKGMVGFAPGGC; encoded by the exons ATGGCTACTCCCATCTCTCTTGCCTTTCTcctctatgtttttctttttcttctttgcccTTTATGCTCTCTGAAGAAAGGGCATACCGTTGCCGCAAATGAGACCACAAAAAGTTACTTTCGCAATGTTAATGTCAATTCTCTTTTGCCATCAAGTGTCTGCGACCATTCTAACAAAG TTCTCAACAAAGCTTCGTCCCTAAAAGTGGTAAGCAAGTATGGTCCCTGCACGGTGACGGGAGATTCGAAAACATTTCCCTCGGCAGCCGAAATCCTCCGTCAAGACCAGCTCCGAGTGAAATCAATTCGAGCGAAGCATTCCATGAACTCAAGCACTACCGGTGCTTTTAATGAGATGAAGACTACAGTTCCAACCACTCACTTTGGAGGCGGATATGCTGTTACCGTCGGTCTTGGCACACCAAAAAAAGATTTCTCACTCTTATTTGATACTGGTAGTGACCTTACTTGGACCCAATGCGAGCCATGTTTAGGGGGTTGCTTTCCACAGAATGATGAGAAGTTCGATCCTACCAAATCAACCTCTTACAAAAACCTTTCGTGTTCCTCGGAACCGTGCAAGTCAATTGCTAAAG AAAGCGCCCAGAGATGTTCCTCAAATACATGCCTTTATGGAGTCAAATACGGGAGTGGTTACACTGTCGGATTTCTTGCCACAGAAAAGCTAACCATTACACCCTCAGACGTGTTCGAAAACTTTGTGATCGGTTGTGGTGAAAAGAATGACGGCAGATTCTCTGGTACAGCCGGTTTGCTAGGACTAGGCCGCTCCCCTATAGCCTTACCATCACAAACTTCCTCAACATACAAAAACCTCTTCTCTTATTGCTTACCAGCATCTTCAAGCTCGACTGGTCACCTCAGCTTCGGTAGTGGAGTCTCACAAGCTGCAAAATTCACTCCGATAACCACAAAAATTCCGGAATTGTACGGCCTAGACGCTTCTGGAATTAGTGTTGGAGGTCGCAAACTACCAATAGATCCATCAGTTTTTAGGACCGCTGGAACGATAATTGACTCTGGCACAACACTGACATTTCTGCCATCCACAGCACACTCTGCTCTCAGCTCGGCTTTTCAAGAAATGATGACAAACTATACTTTGACAAAAGGAACATCCGGTTTCCAACCATGCTATGATTTCAGTAAGTATGCCAATGACAATATTACATTACCTAAGATTAGTATCTTCTTCGAAGGTGGGGTTGAAGTGGATATTGATGATTCGGGGATCTTGATATCTGTGAATGGTCTGGAAGAGGTGTGTTTAGCATTCAAAGATAATGGTAATGACAAAGATTTAGCAATTTTTGGAAATCTTCAACAGAAGACATACGAGGTGGTCTATGATGTTGCTAAGGGAATGGTTGGATTTGCTCCGGGTGGTTGTTAG